GCATTCAATTATATCCGATTAGGTCATGCCGATGTTATGGTAACAGGTGGTTCAGAAGCTGCTGTAACTATTGCCGGAATGGGTGGATTTAATGCTATGCATGCTTTATCAACTAGAAATGATGATCCAAAAACAGCTTCAAGACCAATGGACAAAGACAGAGATGGGTTTGTACTTGGAGAAGGAGCAGGAGCGTTAATCCTTGAAGAATACGAACATGCTGTTGCTCGTGGCGCAAAAATTTATTGTGAAGTTGGTGGTGGCGGAATGTCTGCTGATGCCTATCATATAACCGCTCCACATCCTGAAGGATTAGGTGCAAAAAATGTAATGCTAAACTGCTTAAGAGATGCTGGATTAAAACCAACAGATGTTGATGGTGTAAATATGCACGGAACTTCAACTCCTCTTGGAGATTTAGCAGAATCTAAAGCTATTCAACATGTATTTGGAGAACATGCTTATACAATGAACTTGAATTCAACAAAGTCAATGACAGGCCATTTACTTGGTGCTGCCGGTGCTGTTGAAACTATTTCATCTATCCTTTCTTTGAAATACGGAATTATTCCTCCTACAATAAATCATTTTACAGATGATGAAAACATAGATCCAAGATTAAACTTTACTTTCAATACTGCTCAAAAAAGAGACGTGAAAGTTTTAATGAGTAATACTTTTGGATTTGGTGGTCACAATGCTTGTGTATTGGTGAAAAAATTAGACCTATAAAATATCCATGCGTTTAATCAAAAAAATATTTTCGAAATCCCGTTCTCTTGAAGACGGGATTTTTTTTGATGCTATTGAACGAATTCTTGGTTTCTCCCCTAAAACTATTGACTTTTACAAAAAAGCATTTACACATCGCTCTTCAAATCGCCTTGATGAAAATGGAAATCCTATCAATTACGAACGGCTCGAGTTCCTTGGTGACGCCATGCTTAGTTCTGTGATTGCAGCTCATTTATTTAGCAAAGCACCGGCTGGAGACGAAGGTTATCTGACCAAAATGCGTTCAAAAATTGTCAGTAGAGAGCACCTTAATGAATTAGGGAAAGATTTAAATTTGGTACAATTCATAGAAAGCAAAGTACCGGTTCAACATTTTGGAGAAAACATACACGGAAATATTTTTGAATCATTAGTAGGTGCCATTTATTTGGATAGAGGTTATGAATTTTGCGAAAAATTTATTCAAAAAAGGGTAATAATCCCTTATGTAGACATTGCAAGATTAGAAGGAAAAGTAATTAGTTATAAAAGTTTAGTCATAGAATGGTGCCAAAAAGAAAAAAGGCAATTTCATTATGACATATTTGAGGACAATGCAATTGATGGACAAAGACTGTTTGGCGTAAAATTAAGTATTGACGAAAAAGTGATTGCAAAAGCACGAGCAACGTCAAAAAAGAAGGCTGAAGAGAAGGCATCGCAACGTGCCTATTTTGCATTTCAAGAAAAAATGGATAAGAAATAACATCGAATTCCTAAAACTATAACGTTTTCGTTCATAATTTAACAAAAACATAGCCGATAAGGATATTGATGCTTAAATAGAAATACTATATTTACACCTTATTTTTTCATGAAATGGCTATTCATAAATTGGATCTTGGCGAATTTGACGAAATAGATTATTATCTTATTGCTATTCATACTTCATTGGAAGACTATAGACTGGCATTTTTCATCAATCAAAAGCTTCCAATAAATTTAAGTAAAAGCAAGAATGAAATTCAAATCAGTATAAAAGAAGGAGAAACAAAATTTTCAAGATATTATTATTACGATACAGAAAAAACGCTTTCTTGGGATTTGATTCAAAATAAAAATGAAGTTATTCAACACAAAAAAGAAGTAAGCCAAAATTTATTTTCAAATATAGCACTGGAAGTTTCAACGAAAGTTTATTTGCTTCCCGAATTTAAAAAGGCGGATTATTTTTTAAAAATAGAAGACGACGAGACCAGTACAGTCTTAAATATAATAACAATATTAAATACCATAGATGGTATATCAACAGCTTACAGTGTTGATACAAATAAAATAAAATCTAAAAACAATTTAATTTTTTAATACAAATGCTTACAAACAAGAAAACCAAAATTGTAGCCACACTTGGGCCTGCATGTAGTTCTAGAGAGATCATCAAAGATATGATTGACGCAGGAGTAAATGTGTTTAGAATAAATTTTTCACATGCTGATTATGCTGATGTAAAAGAAAGAATAAACATTATACGAAGTCTTAACGAAGAGTTTGGTTACACTACTGCAATATTAGGCGATTTACAAGGTCCTAAACTTCGTGTAGGAGTTATGCAAGACGGTGTTGTTGTAAATGATGGCGATTTAATTACGTTTACAACTGCTGAAGATGTCCTTGGAACTGCTGAAAAAGTTTTCATGAAATACCAAAACTTTCCAAATGATGTAAATCCAGGAGAAAGAATTTTATTAGATGACGGAAAACTTATTTTCGAAATAGTTTCTACTGACAAGAAAACAGAAGTAGTAGCAAGAGTAATTCAAGGCGGTGAATTGAAATCTAAAAAAGGGGTTAACCTTCCAAATACTAAAATATCACTTCCTGCAATGACAGAAAAGGATATTGCTGATGCAATTTTTGCTATTGGACAACAAGTAGACTGGATTGCTTTATCTTTTGTAAAAACACCTAGAGACCTTCAAGACTTACAAGAATTAATAGCGGAACATTCAGAATATAAAATTCCAATCGTTGCTAAAATCGAAATGCCAGAAGCATTAGAGAACATTGATAAAATTGTTGCTTATTGTGATGCTTTAATGGTTGCTCGTGGAGATTTAGGAGTTGAACTTCCTGCTCACGAAGTGCCCTTAGTTCAAAAAGAATTAATCAGAAGAGCAAAAACAGCTAGAATTCCAGTAATTGTTGCTACTCAAATGATGGAAACAATGATTACTAGCTTGACACCAACACGTGCGGAAGTTAATGACGTTGCAAACTCAGTTATGGACGGTGCAGATGCAGTAATGCTTTCTGGAGAAACTGCAACAGGTAACTATCCCGTTCAAGTAATCCAAAAAATGACTCAAATTCTTGAAGCAGTTGAAGATTCTCCACTTATTCAAGTACCTCAAAATACACCACAAGTTAGAACGAATCGTTTTATCACTAAAACAATTTGTCATCATGCTGCAACAATGGCTAATGTAATTAAAGCTAAAGCTATTTGTACTTTAACTAATAGTGGTTATACTGCTTTCCAAATTTCGGCTTGGAGACCATCAGCACATATTTTAGTATTTACATCTAACAAAAGAATCCTTACACAACTTAATTTATTATGGGGTGTAAAATCATACTACTACGAAAAATCAGTAAGTACTGATGATACCGTTACAGATGTGAATGAAATTGCTAGACAAAAAGGATACGTGAAAAAAGGAGATTTCCTTATCAACTTAGCAGCAATGCCAATTACTGATAAAGGAATGGTAAACACCTTAAGAGTTTCTGAAATAGAATAGTCAAAAACTATCTGAAATAATCTAAAATCCGTCTCATAAATTAAATGAGGCGGATTTTTTAGTTTATAAAAATTTTAAGATTCTTTAAACATCCTTCTAAAAAATAAAATTTATATTTGAACAACAAAAAATCATACTTATGGCTTTCAATTCAAACAATCCGTTTTTAAATAATAAAACTTTTTCTTCAAAAAAAGACGTAGTACATCAGGCAACCATAATTGATTTCAATCAAGAAATGACGCTGGCTGGAACTATAAACAAGAGCTTAATCTTATTTTTACTACTTACAGCATCAGCTTCTATAATCTGGTGGATAACTTTTAATGGTATGAACCCAATAGTTCCTGCAATTGGCGGAGCAATAGTTGGACTTGTTTTAGTTTTAATATCTGCATTCAAACCACAATATTCGCCTTATTTAGCCCCTGGATACGCGCTATTTGAAGGTTTATTTATTGGTGGCGTTTCTGCTATTTTCGAAGCTAAATATCCAGGAATTGTAACACAGGCTGTAGGAGCAACTTTTGTAACTTTTGCGGTTTGTTTAGGACTTTATAAATATAGAATTGTAAAAGTGACGGAACAATTCAAATCTGTTGTCTTAGCTGCAACATTAGCAATTGCAACCTATTATTTAATATCATGGCTGTTTTCAATGTTTACAAGCTTTGTGCCCGTACATTATGGAAGTTCTTTAATGAGTATAGGAATTAGCGTATTTGTAATCGTAATTGCTGCTTTAAATTTGTTTTTAGATTTTGACAGAATAGAAAAAGGAGCCGAACAAAAAATGCCAAAATATATGGAATGGTATGGCGCAATGGGATTAATGATAACTTTAGTCTGGCTGTATGTCGAATTCCTACGATTACTTTCTAAATTATCTAGCAGAGACTAATTAAAAAAGAAACCCTTTCTATGTCAGAAAGGGTTTCTTTTTATACTACATTTTCACCTTTTATTTCTAAAATTAAAAGGCAAATTTAAGTTGAACCACAACCGTTTTCTTTTCTTCTGTATTTAAATTACTTAAAGATATTCCTAGTAATCGGACGGAATCCTTCATTCTTTCTTGATATAATAATTCTTTTACCGATTCTAAAATCAGTCCTTTATCTGAGATAAAATAAGGCAATGTCTTACTTCTGGTTTGTTGCGAAAAATCACTGTATTTAATTTTCAATGTAATTGTTTTTCCCGCAATGGAATGTTTTTTTAATCTTCTCTCTAATGTGTTTGCAATTTTTTCTAATTGCTCAATCATAAAAATTTCAGAAGTAAGATTGCTTTCAAATGTATGTTCTGCTGCAACTGACTTTGCGGTTCTTTCGGATTTTACTTCTCCGTTATGAATTCCACGCACTACATTATAATAGAAATTACCTGATTTTCCAAAATGTTTTTCCAAAAATTCTACTGATTTACTTTTTAATTCCAATCCGGTAAAAATTCCTAATTGGTACATTTTTTCAGTAGTTACTTTCCCAACTCCATAAAACTTCCGAATAGGTAATTCTTCCAAAAAAGAGATAACCTCATCTGGATTTACCGTTTTCTGACCATTAGGTTTATTAAAATCACTAGCAATTTTAGCAACAAATTTGTTAACAGATATTCCAGCAGAAGCAGTTAATCCAACTTCATTAAAAATACGCAATCTTATTTCTTGCGCCAATAAGGTTGCACTAGGATTCCCTTTTTTATTATTTGTAACATCTAAGTAAGCCTCATCCAGAGATAATGGTTCTACTAGATCTGTATATTCATGAAATATTTTTTGAATTTTTGCCGATATTTCTCTGTATCGTTCAAATCTTGGTCTAACAAAAATAAGCTCAGGGCAATTTTTTTTTGCCATAACTCCGCTAATTGCACTTCGAACACCAAATTTTCTAGCTTCATAACTAGCGGCCGCAACAACTCCACGGTTTTCAGAACCTCCCACAGCAATTGGCTTGCCCTTTAATTCGGGATTATCCATTTGTTCAACCGAAGCATAGAAAGCATCCATGTCAATGTGAATTATTTTTCTATTTGGATTTATTTCGGACATGACACAAATTTAAATAAAAACAATTAGATTAGAATTTATACCTTTAAAACATCTAATTAAAGCATTGAAATGATAGAAATAGAAAGAAAGTTTTTGGTTACATCAAACGCTTTTAAAACTGACGCTTTTAGTCAAAACAAGATTGCACAAGGCTATTTGAGTTCTGTGCCAGAACGTACGGTGAGAGTACGAATAAAAGGTGATAAAGGTTTTATAACTGTAAAAGGGATTTCAAGTGATTCAGGAATGTCTCGTTTTGAATGGGAAAAAGAAATTCCCATAGATGAAGCTGAAAATTTATTAAAGCTATGTGAAAAAG
Above is a window of Flavobacterium sp. 123 DNA encoding:
- the rnc gene encoding ribonuclease III translates to MRLIKKIFSKSRSLEDGIFFDAIERILGFSPKTIDFYKKAFTHRSSNRLDENGNPINYERLEFLGDAMLSSVIAAHLFSKAPAGDEGYLTKMRSKIVSREHLNELGKDLNLVQFIESKVPVQHFGENIHGNIFESLVGAIYLDRGYEFCEKFIQKRVIIPYVDIARLEGKVISYKSLVIEWCQKEKRQFHYDIFEDNAIDGQRLFGVKLSIDEKVIAKARATSKKKAEEKASQRAYFAFQEKMDKK
- a CDS encoding IPExxxVDY family protein, yielding MAIHKLDLGEFDEIDYYLIAIHTSLEDYRLAFFINQKLPINLSKSKNEIQISIKEGETKFSRYYYYDTEKTLSWDLIQNKNEVIQHKKEVSQNLFSNIALEVSTKVYLLPEFKKADYFLKIEDDETSTVLNIITILNTIDGISTAYSVDTNKIKSKNNLIF
- the dinB gene encoding DNA polymerase IV gives rise to the protein MSEINPNRKIIHIDMDAFYASVEQMDNPELKGKPIAVGGSENRGVVAAASYEARKFGVRSAISGVMAKKNCPELIFVRPRFERYREISAKIQKIFHEYTDLVEPLSLDEAYLDVTNNKKGNPSATLLAQEIRLRIFNEVGLTASAGISVNKFVAKIASDFNKPNGQKTVNPDEVISFLEELPIRKFYGVGKVTTEKMYQLGIFTGLELKSKSVEFLEKHFGKSGNFYYNVVRGIHNGEVKSERTAKSVAAEHTFESNLTSEIFMIEQLEKIANTLERRLKKHSIAGKTITLKIKYSDFSQQTRSKTLPYFISDKGLILESVKELLYQERMKDSVRLLGISLSNLNTEEKKTVVVQLKFAF
- the pyk gene encoding pyruvate kinase — translated: MLTNKKTKIVATLGPACSSREIIKDMIDAGVNVFRINFSHADYADVKERINIIRSLNEEFGYTTAILGDLQGPKLRVGVMQDGVVVNDGDLITFTTAEDVLGTAEKVFMKYQNFPNDVNPGERILLDDGKLIFEIVSTDKKTEVVARVIQGGELKSKKGVNLPNTKISLPAMTEKDIADAIFAIGQQVDWIALSFVKTPRDLQDLQELIAEHSEYKIPIVAKIEMPEALENIDKIVAYCDALMVARGDLGVELPAHEVPLVQKELIRRAKTARIPVIVATQMMETMITSLTPTRAEVNDVANSVMDGADAVMLSGETATGNYPVQVIQKMTQILEAVEDSPLIQVPQNTPQVRTNRFITKTICHHAATMANVIKAKAICTLTNSGYTAFQISAWRPSAHILVFTSNKRILTQLNLLWGVKSYYYEKSVSTDDTVTDVNEIARQKGYVKKGDFLINLAAMPITDKGMVNTLRVSEIE
- the fabF gene encoding beta-ketoacyl-ACP synthase II; this encodes MELRRVVVTGLGALTPIGNNIQEFWNGLINGVSGAAPITYFDASKFKTQFACELKNFNVEEFIDRKEARKMDRYAQYAMVSSEEAMKDANFDLDKLDKDRAGVIWGSGIGGLETFQIEVLNFAAGDGTPKFNPFFIPKMIGDIACGHISIKYGFRGPNFGTVSACASSTNAIIDAFNYIRLGHADVMVTGGSEAAVTIAGMGGFNAMHALSTRNDDPKTASRPMDKDRDGFVLGEGAGALILEEYEHAVARGAKIYCEVGGGGMSADAYHITAPHPEGLGAKNVMLNCLRDAGLKPTDVDGVNMHGTSTPLGDLAESKAIQHVFGEHAYTMNLNSTKSMTGHLLGAAGAVETISSILSLKYGIIPPTINHFTDDENIDPRLNFTFNTAQKRDVKVLMSNTFGFGGHNACVLVKKLDL
- a CDS encoding Bax inhibitor-1/YccA family protein, yielding MAFNSNNPFLNNKTFSSKKDVVHQATIIDFNQEMTLAGTINKSLILFLLLTASASIIWWITFNGMNPIVPAIGGAIVGLVLVLISAFKPQYSPYLAPGYALFEGLFIGGVSAIFEAKYPGIVTQAVGATFVTFAVCLGLYKYRIVKVTEQFKSVVLAATLAIATYYLISWLFSMFTSFVPVHYGSSLMSIGISVFVIVIAALNLFLDFDRIEKGAEQKMPKYMEWYGAMGLMITLVWLYVEFLRLLSKLSSRD
- a CDS encoding CYTH domain-containing protein — protein: MIEIERKFLVTSNAFKTDAFSQNKIAQGYLSSVPERTVRVRIKGDKGFITVKGISSDSGMSRFEWEKEIPIDEAENLLKLCEKGIIDKIRFNVKIGNHTFEVDEFHGENEGLIIAEIELNSENEVFERPNWLGEEVTNDKRYYNSYLSNHPFKNW